The Catenulispora sp. EB89 genome includes a region encoding these proteins:
- a CDS encoding DUF3291 domain-containing protein yields the protein MDTPDALLGPFEGFHLAQLNIGRLVAPLGDPAIEDFTKNLSRVNDQGKAMPGFVWLLEGSDPELGATDIAWPGDPEMFVNLTVWESVGALRDFAFTGEHRTLLARRKEFFQKLPEAVATLWWVPAGTVPTIQDAHDRLAHFREHGATPHAFSFQRLFAPAG from the coding sequence ATGGACACTCCCGACGCACTTCTGGGCCCCTTCGAGGGCTTCCACCTGGCCCAGCTGAACATCGGCCGGCTCGTCGCGCCGCTCGGCGACCCGGCCATCGAGGACTTCACGAAGAACCTGTCCCGCGTCAACGACCAGGGCAAGGCCATGCCGGGCTTCGTCTGGCTGCTGGAGGGCTCCGATCCGGAACTCGGCGCCACTGACATCGCCTGGCCCGGCGACCCCGAGATGTTCGTCAACCTCACCGTCTGGGAATCCGTCGGGGCGCTGCGGGACTTCGCCTTCACCGGGGAGCACCGCACGCTGTTGGCGCGCCGCAAGGAGTTCTTCCAGAAGCTGCCCGAGGCGGTCGCCACACTGTGGTGGGTCCCGGCCGGCACCGTCCCGACCATCCAGGACGCGCACGATCGGCTGGCGCACTTCCGCGAGCACGGCGCGACGCCTCACGCGTTCTCGTTCCAGCGGCTGTTCGCGCCGGCGGGCTGA
- the mqnC gene encoding cyclic dehypoxanthinyl futalosine synthase, with amino-acid sequence MSKQISAELQDALDRAADGGRIEYEEALELYRHAPLHSLGTAADAARRKRYSGVYGEDGEIATYIIERNINYTNACVTACKFCAFYAAPKSDKVWSRPLEDILRRCAETVALGGTQIMFQGGHHPDYGVEYYEENFRAIKAEYPQLVIHSLGASEVQHMAKVSGVTIEEAITRLKDSGLDSFAGAGAELLPARPRTAIAPLKESGERWLEIMETAHGLGLESTSTMLMGTGETNAERIEHLRMIRDVQDRTGGFRAFIPYTYQPENNHLKGRTQATMFEYLRLIAVARLYLHNVAHIQGSWLTVGKEAGQLSLHYGADDLGSVMLEENVVSSAGAKHRSNRMELIHLIRAAGRVPAQRSTTYELITVHDDPAHDPVDDHVMSHIASTAIEGGTAHPELKLVDVR; translated from the coding sequence ATGAGCAAGCAGATCTCCGCGGAGCTCCAAGACGCCCTCGACCGGGCGGCTGACGGCGGGCGCATCGAGTACGAGGAAGCACTGGAGCTGTACCGCCACGCGCCTCTGCACTCCCTGGGCACCGCCGCGGACGCGGCCCGCCGCAAGCGCTACTCCGGTGTGTACGGCGAGGACGGCGAGATCGCGACGTACATCATCGAGCGGAACATCAACTACACCAACGCCTGCGTCACCGCGTGCAAGTTCTGCGCCTTCTACGCCGCCCCGAAGTCCGACAAGGTCTGGAGCCGGCCGCTGGAGGACATCCTGCGCCGCTGCGCGGAGACCGTGGCCCTCGGCGGCACGCAGATCATGTTCCAGGGCGGCCACCACCCGGACTACGGCGTCGAGTACTACGAAGAGAACTTCCGCGCCATCAAGGCCGAGTACCCGCAGCTGGTCATCCACTCCCTGGGTGCCTCCGAAGTGCAGCACATGGCGAAGGTCTCCGGCGTCACCATCGAAGAGGCCATCACCCGCCTGAAGGACTCCGGTCTGGACTCCTTCGCCGGCGCCGGCGCCGAACTGCTCCCGGCCCGCCCGCGCACCGCGATCGCTCCCTTGAAGGAGTCCGGCGAGCGCTGGCTGGAGATCATGGAGACCGCCCACGGCCTCGGCCTGGAGAGCACTTCCACGATGCTCATGGGCACCGGCGAGACCAACGCGGAGCGCATCGAGCACCTGCGCATGATCCGCGACGTCCAGGACCGCACCGGCGGCTTCCGCGCCTTCATCCCGTACACGTACCAGCCGGAGAACAACCACCTCAAGGGCCGCACGCAGGCCACGATGTTCGAGTACCTGCGGCTGATCGCGGTCGCCCGCCTGTACCTGCACAACGTCGCGCACATCCAGGGCTCCTGGCTGACCGTCGGCAAGGAGGCCGGCCAGCTGTCCCTGCACTACGGCGCCGACGACCTCGGCTCGGTGATGCTGGAGGAGAACGTGGTCTCCTCCGCCGGCGCGAAGCACCGCTCCAACCGCATGGAGCTGATCCACCTGATCCGCGCCGCCGGCCGCGTCCCGGCCCAGCGCAGCACCACCTACGAGCTGATCACCGTGCACGACGACCCGGCGCACGACCCGGTCGACGACCACGTGATGAGCCACATCGCCTCCACGGCGATCGAGGGCGGTACCGCGCACCCGGAGCTGAAGCTCGTCGACGTCCGGTAG
- a CDS encoding N-acetyltransferase family protein, giving the protein MALTFETYAEISEDLRPLLVDIWTDATNAGGAVGFVAPVEREAVDAKAFRAFTVGKDLMLVGFEAGEPAAFLVIVDHQFPLMDHARLLKTVVVDPKRQGRGYGAELLRAAERVARTLDGVEMLHLTCRGGLGLEHFYSKCGYTEVGRIPRMLRVAADDYRDEIHMALSL; this is encoded by the coding sequence ATGGCTCTGACCTTCGAGACGTACGCCGAGATCTCCGAGGACCTGCGTCCTCTGCTCGTCGACATCTGGACCGATGCCACCAACGCCGGCGGTGCCGTCGGCTTCGTCGCGCCGGTGGAGCGCGAGGCGGTGGACGCCAAGGCGTTCCGTGCCTTCACGGTCGGCAAGGATCTGATGCTGGTCGGGTTCGAGGCCGGCGAGCCCGCCGCGTTCCTGGTCATCGTGGACCACCAGTTCCCGCTGATGGACCACGCGCGGCTGCTCAAGACCGTGGTCGTGGACCCGAAGCGCCAGGGTCGGGGCTATGGGGCGGAACTGCTGCGGGCAGCCGAGCGGGTGGCGCGTACCCTCGACGGTGTCGAAATGCTCCACCTCACCTGCCGTGGCGGGCTCGGGCTGGAACACTTCTACAGCAAGTGCGGATACACCGAGGTCGGCCGCATCCCGCGCATGTTGCGGGTCGCCGCGGACGACTACCGGGACGAGATCCACATGGCCCTGAGCCTGTAG
- a CDS encoding alkaline phosphatase family protein has product MSRTVTRLAVAGGLTALLGGVLAVAPSQAASPAKSHAPAKHVLLISVDGLHQSDLAWYVKQHPDSALAKLVKGGVDYSAASTPVPSDSFPGMTAQVTGGNPGTTGVYYDDTYNHGLLPAGTTKCDGSVPLGAEVDYTEDLDWNKNSIDAGQGLSGLPNSILNLTGDAKSLINPAKLPVDPKTCKPVYPNNYLQVNTVFNVVHDAGLGTAWSDKHAAYDLLSGPEGTGIQDLFSPEINSQIQINSQDPALAAGSDWTTDNGATRQYDDYKVQGVLNEIDGYDHSGKTKVGTPAIFGLNFQAVSTAQKLPTSDGQTGGYLADGQTPGPLLSGALDFVNGEVGRFTAELKKDGLAKNTTIILSAKHGQSPKNPAALTRIPDGPLLDGLNAAWKKAHPGAGDLVALSTDDDGMLLWLNDRSQAAADFAKKYLLAQSGTGNDIKGDPKAFTHSGLTTVYAGAEARKYFHVQPGDTRVPDVFGIAQHGVVFTGGQAKIAEHGGAAEDDRDVPIVVSGAGVDARGVNDQPVETTQIAPTILRLLGLDPQRLQAVRIEHTKVLPALGRECD; this is encoded by the coding sequence TTGTCCCGCACCGTCACCCGGCTCGCCGTCGCCGGCGGCCTCACCGCCCTGCTCGGCGGCGTCCTCGCCGTCGCCCCGTCGCAGGCGGCCTCGCCCGCCAAGTCGCACGCCCCGGCCAAGCACGTGCTCCTGATCTCCGTGGACGGCCTGCACCAGTCCGACCTGGCCTGGTACGTCAAGCAGCACCCGGATTCGGCGCTGGCCAAGCTGGTCAAGGGCGGCGTGGACTACTCCGCGGCCTCGACCCCGGTCCCGTCGGACTCCTTCCCCGGCATGACCGCGCAGGTCACCGGCGGCAACCCGGGCACCACCGGGGTCTACTACGACGACACCTACAACCACGGCCTGCTGCCCGCCGGCACCACCAAGTGCGACGGCAGCGTCCCGCTGGGCGCCGAGGTCGACTACACCGAAGACCTCGACTGGAACAAGAACTCCATCGACGCCGGCCAGGGTCTGAGCGGCCTGCCGAACTCGATCCTGAACCTCACCGGCGACGCCAAGTCGCTGATCAACCCGGCGAAGCTGCCCGTGGACCCGAAGACCTGCAAGCCGGTCTACCCGAACAACTACCTGCAGGTGAACACGGTCTTCAACGTCGTTCACGACGCCGGCCTGGGCACCGCCTGGTCCGACAAGCACGCCGCGTACGACCTGCTGTCCGGCCCCGAGGGGACCGGCATCCAGGACCTGTTCTCCCCCGAGATTAATAGTCAAATACAGATCAACAGCCAGGACCCGGCGCTGGCCGCGGGCTCGGACTGGACCACGGACAACGGCGCGACCCGCCAGTACGACGACTACAAGGTCCAGGGCGTCCTGAACGAGATCGACGGCTACGACCACAGCGGCAAGACCAAGGTCGGCACCCCGGCGATCTTCGGCCTGAACTTCCAGGCGGTCTCCACCGCGCAGAAGCTGCCGACCTCCGACGGCCAGACCGGCGGCTACCTGGCCGACGGCCAGACCCCCGGCCCGCTGCTGTCCGGCGCGCTGGACTTCGTCAACGGCGAGGTCGGCCGGTTCACCGCCGAGCTGAAGAAGGACGGCCTGGCGAAGAACACCACCATCATCCTGTCGGCCAAGCACGGCCAGTCCCCGAAGAACCCGGCCGCGCTCACCCGGATCCCGGACGGCCCGCTGCTCGACGGCCTGAACGCGGCCTGGAAGAAGGCCCACCCGGGCGCCGGCGACCTGGTCGCGCTGTCCACCGACGACGACGGCATGCTGCTGTGGCTGAACGACCGCAGCCAGGCCGCCGCGGACTTCGCCAAGAAGTACCTGCTGGCCCAGAGCGGCACCGGCAACGACATCAAGGGCGACCCGAAGGCGTTCACGCACAGCGGTCTGACCACCGTCTACGCCGGCGCCGAGGCCCGCAAGTACTTCCACGTGCAGCCGGGCGACACCCGGGTGCCGGACGTCTTCGGCATCGCGCAGCACGGCGTGGTGTTCACCGGCGGCCAGGCGAAGATCGCCGAGCACGGCGGCGCGGCCGAGGACGATCGCGACGTGCCGATCGTGGTCTCCGGTGCCGGCGTGGACGCGCGCGGCGTGAACGACCAGCCGGTCGAGACCACGCAGATCGCGCCGACCATCCTGCGGCTGCTCGGCCTGGACCCGCAGCGCCTGCAGGCGGTGCGGATCGAGCACACCAAGGT
- a CDS encoding DUF1152 domain-containing protein, translated as MTTSLRELPLFAALADSRRILIVGAGGGFDVLGGIPLALALRERGAEVFLGNLTFVSSGFSLDAWLAPDVATITPTSGGFTDYFPERTLARWLKTVGEPSTVYSFQRTGVEPLREAYRALIAHHEIDAIVLVDGGTDILMRGDETGLGTPAEDMLSLAVVAGLAEIPVRLVVSIGFGIDAYHGVNHVQVLENLADLDTDGAYLGAFSIPRASREGSLYLDAVAYAQENTPLRPSIVHGQIASAMLGVSGDIHFTQRTHNSVLFVNPLMAMYFTVTVEGLAARHLYLPELEGTQTFRQISLIIERFRDGLAERRIPRQFPH; from the coding sequence ATGACCACCAGCTTGCGCGAACTGCCGCTGTTCGCCGCCCTCGCCGACTCCCGCCGGATCCTGATCGTCGGCGCCGGCGGCGGGTTCGACGTCCTCGGCGGGATCCCTCTGGCCCTGGCGCTGCGGGAGCGCGGTGCCGAGGTGTTCCTCGGCAATCTGACCTTCGTCTCCTCCGGCTTCAGCCTCGACGCCTGGCTGGCCCCCGACGTCGCGACCATCACGCCGACCAGCGGCGGCTTCACCGACTATTTCCCCGAGCGCACGCTCGCGCGCTGGCTGAAGACCGTCGGCGAACCGTCGACCGTCTACTCCTTCCAGCGCACCGGCGTCGAGCCCCTGCGCGAGGCCTATCGGGCCCTGATCGCGCACCACGAGATCGACGCGATCGTGCTGGTCGACGGCGGCACCGACATCCTCATGCGCGGCGACGAGACAGGCCTGGGCACGCCGGCGGAGGACATGCTGAGCCTGGCGGTCGTGGCCGGTCTGGCCGAGATCCCGGTCCGGCTGGTGGTCAGCATCGGCTTCGGTATCGACGCCTACCACGGCGTGAACCACGTGCAGGTCCTGGAGAACCTCGCCGACCTCGATACAGACGGCGCGTACCTGGGCGCCTTCTCCATCCCGCGCGCCAGCCGCGAGGGCTCGCTCTACCTCGACGCTGTCGCATACGCGCAGGAGAACACCCCTTTGCGGCCGTCGATCGTGCACGGCCAGATCGCCTCGGCGATGCTCGGCGTGTCCGGCGACATCCACTTCACACAACGCACACACAACAGTGTGCTTTTTGTGAACCCACTCATGGCGATGTACTTCACAGTCACTGTCGAAGGACTCGCGGCCCGACACCTCTACTTGCCGGAGTTGGAAGGTACTCAGACCTTCCGACAGATCTCGTTGATCATCGAGCGGTTCCGCGACGGTCTGGCGGAGCGCCGGATACCCAGACAGTTTCCGCACTGA
- a CDS encoding DUF4229 domain-containing protein — translation MPADNKTADKAEVQDAAGSEPGSDSEVLAAGAAVAQGKHATMRYATLRIAIFIVSLAVLWGAVAATGHIVTGNGVLYLMMGALLISGVASFFLLSRQRDAMSVQVTRRTERMAHKFEENAAMEDED, via the coding sequence ATGCCTGCCGACAACAAGACGGCTGACAAGGCCGAGGTGCAGGACGCGGCCGGCTCCGAGCCCGGGTCCGACTCCGAGGTGCTGGCCGCGGGTGCGGCCGTGGCACAGGGCAAGCACGCCACGATGCGCTACGCGACGTTGCGCATCGCGATCTTCATCGTCTCGCTCGCCGTGCTGTGGGGCGCGGTCGCGGCGACCGGGCACATCGTGACCGGCAACGGCGTGCTGTACCTGATGATGGGCGCGCTGCTCATCTCGGGCGTGGCGTCCTTCTTCCTGCTCTCCCGGCAGCGCGACGCGATGTCCGTGCAGGTGACCCGCCGCACCGAGCGCATGGCCCACAAGTTCGAGGAGAACGCGGCCATGGAGGACGAGGACTGA
- a CDS encoding Lrp/AsnC family transcriptional regulator: MDAVDRALIDALRTNGRMSYAELGRLVSLSGPSVTDRINRLESNGVITGYRAMVAPEQLGLNVTAMIGILLSDSAELDDVAWRLRDVPEIEDCFFVAGEESFLLKVRAGHPEDLERIIGRLTRIRGVARTRTTVALSTKWEDRPMPLAGPEEDDAK, translated from the coding sequence ATGGACGCGGTGGACCGCGCCTTGATCGACGCGCTGCGGACCAACGGCCGGATGTCGTACGCAGAGCTGGGACGCCTGGTCAGTCTGTCCGGGCCGTCGGTGACCGACCGGATCAACCGGCTGGAGAGCAACGGAGTCATCACCGGCTACCGGGCGATGGTGGCCCCGGAGCAGCTCGGCCTGAACGTGACGGCGATGATCGGGATCCTGCTCTCGGACTCCGCCGAACTGGACGACGTGGCCTGGCGGCTGCGCGACGTGCCGGAGATCGAGGACTGTTTCTTCGTCGCGGGCGAGGAGTCGTTCCTGCTCAAGGTGCGCGCCGGGCACCCGGAGGACCTGGAGCGGATCATCGGGCGGCTGACCCGGATCCGCGGCGTGGCCCGGACCCGGACCACGGTCGCGCTGTCGACGAAGTGGGAGGACCGGCCGATGCCGTTGGCCGGGCCGGAGGAAGACGACGCCAAGTAG
- the mqnE gene encoding aminofutalosine synthase MqnE produces the protein MDSGLKREIEGKVLAGSRLSFEDGVALYDTDEVAWLGELAHEVRTRKNGDKVFFNVNRHLNMTNVCSASCAYCSFQRKPGEKDAYTMRIEEAVRLAKDMEPDGITELHIVNGLHPTLPWRYYPKSISELKAVLPGVSIKAFTATEIHWFEKISGLSAEEILDELIEAGLESLTGGGAEIFDWEIRSQIVDHATHWEDWSRIHRLAHAKGLRTPATMLYGHIEEPRHRVDHVLRLRELQDETNGFAVFIPLRFQHDFHDSKDGKVRNRLMNQPMATGVEALKTFAVSRLLLDNFDHVKCFWVMHGLSTAQLALNYGADDLDGSVVEYKITHDADDFGTPNKMTRDDLLELIRDAGFTPMERNTRYEVIREYEGPELNRREEPQLMTF, from the coding sequence ATGGACTCCGGGCTCAAGCGGGAGATCGAAGGAAAGGTCCTCGCGGGCTCGCGGCTGTCCTTCGAGGACGGCGTGGCGCTGTACGACACCGACGAGGTGGCCTGGCTCGGCGAGCTCGCGCACGAGGTGCGGACCCGCAAAAACGGCGACAAGGTCTTCTTCAACGTCAATCGCCACCTGAACATGACGAACGTCTGTTCGGCCTCGTGCGCGTACTGCTCCTTCCAGCGCAAGCCGGGGGAGAAGGACGCCTACACGATGCGCATCGAAGAAGCCGTCCGCCTGGCCAAGGACATGGAGCCGGACGGCATCACCGAGCTCCACATCGTCAACGGCCTGCACCCGACGCTGCCGTGGCGCTACTACCCGAAGTCGATCAGCGAGCTCAAGGCCGTCCTCCCCGGCGTCTCGATCAAGGCCTTCACGGCCACCGAGATCCACTGGTTCGAGAAGATCTCCGGCCTGAGCGCCGAGGAGATCCTCGACGAGCTGATCGAAGCCGGCCTGGAGTCCCTGACCGGCGGCGGCGCGGAGATCTTCGACTGGGAGATCCGCTCCCAGATCGTGGACCACGCCACGCACTGGGAGGACTGGTCCCGCATCCACCGCCTGGCGCACGCCAAGGGCCTGCGCACCCCGGCCACCATGCTCTACGGCCACATCGAGGAGCCCCGCCACCGCGTGGACCACGTCCTCCGCCTCCGCGAGCTCCAGGACGAGACCAACGGCTTCGCGGTGTTCATCCCCCTGCGCTTCCAGCACGACTTCCACGACAGCAAGGACGGCAAGGTCCGCAACCGCCTGATGAACCAGCCGATGGCCACCGGCGTCGAGGCACTGAAGACCTTCGCCGTCTCCCGCCTCCTGCTGGACAACTTCGACCACGTGAAGTGCTTCTGGGTCATGCACGGCCTGTCCACGGCGCAACTCGCGCTCAACTACGGCGCCGACGACCTCGACGGCTCGGTGGTCGAGTACAAGATCACGCACGACGCCGACGACTTCGGCACCCCGAACAAGATGACCCGCGACGACCTCCTGGAGCTGATCCGCGACGCCGGCTTCACCCCGATGGAGCGCAACACGCGGTACGAGGTGATTCGGGAGTACGAGGGGCCGGAGCTGAATCGGCGGGAAGAGCCGCAGCTGATGACGTTCTGA
- a CDS encoding UbiX family flavin prenyltransferase, giving the protein MTTPRTPWIVGVSGASGTPYAAATIRALLDAGEAVDLVVSRAARLTILDETGISFRDAHWREDLATWLGWVPEDPRLDVVRYWPAGDFAAGPSSGSYPAKGMVVVPASTAAVAGIALGLSKDLLQRAADVNLKERRPVVVCVRETPLNRGTLRHMVELDEAGAVVLPAAPGFYAGLKDVQQLVDFVAGKILDVLGVPHTLFQRWRGDLRR; this is encoded by the coding sequence ATGACCACCCCCCGCACCCCCTGGATCGTCGGCGTCTCCGGCGCCTCCGGCACGCCGTACGCGGCCGCCACCATCCGCGCGCTCCTCGATGCCGGGGAGGCGGTGGATCTGGTGGTGAGCCGGGCGGCGCGGCTGACGATCCTGGACGAGACCGGGATCTCCTTCCGCGACGCGCACTGGCGCGAGGACCTGGCGACGTGGCTCGGGTGGGTGCCGGAGGACCCGCGGCTGGACGTCGTGCGCTACTGGCCCGCGGGGGACTTCGCCGCGGGGCCGTCGTCGGGGAGCTATCCGGCCAAGGGCATGGTGGTGGTGCCGGCTTCGACCGCGGCGGTCGCGGGGATCGCGCTGGGGCTGTCGAAGGACCTGTTGCAGCGTGCGGCCGACGTGAACCTCAAGGAGCGGCGGCCGGTCGTGGTCTGCGTGCGGGAGACGCCGCTGAACCGCGGCACGCTGCGGCACATGGTCGAGCTGGACGAGGCCGGGGCCGTGGTGCTGCCGGCCGCGCCCGGGTTCTACGCCGGGCTGAAGGACGTGCAGCAGCTGGTGGACTTCGTGGCGGGCAAGATCCTGGACGTGCTGGGCGTCCCGCACACGCTCTTCCAGCGCTGGCGCGGGGATCTGCGTCGTTAA
- a CDS encoding PaaI family thioesterase, producing the protein MTETVEGVDDAAAADADRTRTYSWSDPLASFAEGAGLSGIEYLRAMAEGRIPWPPIAATTGIYLGDVEEGRVVFTLTPQEFHYNPIGSVHGGVFATMLDSSCGCAVQSLLPAGDYYTSLDLSVKFVRGMTKDTGEVQCIGTVTHMGRRTALAEARIVDGNGKLYATATSTCMIFRAGDK; encoded by the coding sequence ATGACCGAGACCGTTGAGGGCGTCGACGACGCCGCCGCGGCCGACGCCGACCGCACCCGCACCTACAGCTGGAGCGATCCGCTGGCCTCCTTCGCCGAGGGCGCGGGACTGTCCGGCATCGAATACCTGCGGGCCATGGCCGAGGGCCGGATCCCCTGGCCGCCGATCGCCGCGACGACCGGCATCTACCTCGGCGACGTCGAGGAGGGCCGGGTGGTGTTCACCCTGACCCCCCAGGAGTTCCACTACAACCCGATCGGGTCGGTGCACGGCGGTGTCTTCGCCACGATGCTGGACTCCTCCTGCGGCTGCGCGGTGCAGTCCTTGCTGCCGGCCGGCGACTACTACACGTCGCTCGACCTGTCGGTGAAGTTCGTGCGCGGCATGACGAAGGACACCGGCGAGGTGCAGTGCATCGGAACGGTCACGCACATGGGCCGCCGCACGGCGCTCGCCGAGGCGCGGATCGTCGACGGGAACGGCAAGCTCTACGCGACCGCCACCTCGACCTGCATGATCTTCCGCGCCGGCGACAAGTAG
- a CDS encoding menaquinone biosynthetic enzyme MqnA/MqnD family protein: MDELSGARLEAHLSQCRRRPRVGHIQFLNCLPIYWGLVNSGAILDMELVKHSPDVLSTMLVAGDLDIGPISLVEYLRNAEDLVVLPDVAVGSDGPVTSCNLVSKIPYEQLHGARVALGSTSRTTVQLAKLILREKYGVTPEYFPCAPDLEQMLREGDAGVIIGDPALRAWLYDSDRLGTNLLDLGQAWKDWTGLPMVFAVWAVRKEYLERCPDIVHEVHRGFLRSRDISLEHVDKVARQVERWEQFPAAELEDYFTTLDFSLGERQLEGVREFARQVGDQIGVLDVPEVMLLPRQV, from the coding sequence GTGGACGAACTCTCCGGAGCGCGGCTCGAAGCGCATCTCTCCCAGTGCCGGCGGCGACCCCGTGTCGGGCACATCCAGTTCCTGAACTGCCTTCCCATCTACTGGGGTCTGGTCAACTCCGGCGCGATCCTCGACATGGAGCTGGTCAAACACAGCCCCGACGTGCTCTCCACCATGCTGGTGGCCGGCGACCTGGACATCGGCCCGATCAGCCTGGTGGAGTACCTCCGCAACGCCGAGGACCTGGTGGTCCTCCCCGACGTCGCGGTCGGCAGCGACGGTCCGGTGACCAGCTGCAACCTGGTCAGCAAGATCCCCTACGAGCAGCTGCACGGCGCCCGCGTCGCGCTCGGCTCGACCAGCCGCACCACGGTCCAGCTGGCCAAGCTCATCCTGCGCGAGAAGTACGGCGTGACGCCCGAGTACTTCCCCTGCGCCCCCGACCTGGAGCAGATGCTCCGTGAGGGTGACGCCGGCGTGATCATCGGCGACCCGGCCCTGCGCGCCTGGCTCTACGACTCCGACCGCCTCGGCACCAACCTGCTGGACCTGGGCCAGGCCTGGAAGGACTGGACCGGTCTGCCGATGGTGTTCGCCGTCTGGGCGGTCCGCAAGGAGTACCTGGAGCGCTGCCCGGACATCGTCCACGAGGTCCACCGCGGCTTCCTCCGCAGCCGCGACATCTCCCTGGAGCACGTCGACAAGGTGGCCCGCCAGGTCGAGCGCTGGGAGCAGTTCCCGGCCGCGGAGCTGGAGGACTACTTCACGACGCTGGACTTCTCCCTCGGAGAGCGCCAGCTGGAGGGGGTCCGCGAGTTCGCCCGGCAGGTCGGCGACCAGATCGGCGTGCTGGACGTGCCGGAGGTCATGCTGCTGCCGCGGCAGGTCTGA
- a CDS encoding AMP-binding protein, which produces MQIPLTVSDFLDRAEVVYGDRASVVDEPDQPAPSWGTLTYKDIAKRARAQAAALDRLGVGAGARVAVVSHNSARLLTSFFGVSGYGRVLVPVNFRLRADEVAYIVEHSGADVLLVDPELDDALKDVKARHRFVIGAETDAEFFEGDHEPVRHAVGENDTATINYTSGTTARPKGVQLTHRNLWLNAVLMGLHLGVSDRDVYLHTLPMFHANGWGMPYVVTGLGAKQVVLRKVDGAEVLRRIDQHGVTLLNGAPTVIAMVLAAAKDWDGEIPGRDRVRIVVAGAPPPSTVIQQVEDVLGWQFNQIYGLTETAPLVTVNRTREEWDALSSLERAQNLMRAGVPSLGTRMVTDPEGEVLVRSNVVLEGYWQQPEESGRALAEDWFHTGDGGTIGADGYLTISDRKKDVIITGGENVSSIEVEDALYKHPAIAECAVIGVPDEKWGETIKALVVLKEDHSSRATTEAEVIKHCKGLIAGYKAPTSVEFRETLPRTATGKLQKFKLREPYWEGRERKVN; this is translated from the coding sequence ATGCAGATTCCCCTCACTGTCTCCGACTTCCTGGACCGCGCAGAAGTCGTCTACGGCGACCGAGCATCTGTCGTCGACGAACCCGATCAGCCTGCGCCGTCCTGGGGCACCCTCACGTATAAGGACATCGCTAAGCGTGCGCGTGCGCAGGCGGCTGCGCTGGACCGCCTAGGCGTCGGCGCAGGGGCCCGGGTGGCAGTGGTCTCGCACAACTCCGCACGGTTGCTCACTTCTTTCTTCGGCGTCAGCGGCTACGGCCGGGTCTTGGTGCCGGTGAACTTCCGGCTGCGGGCCGACGAGGTGGCGTACATCGTCGAGCACAGCGGGGCCGACGTGCTGCTCGTCGACCCGGAGTTGGACGACGCGCTCAAGGACGTGAAGGCGCGCCACCGGTTCGTCATCGGCGCGGAGACCGACGCCGAGTTCTTCGAGGGCGACCACGAGCCGGTGCGGCACGCGGTCGGCGAGAACGACACCGCGACGATCAACTACACCTCGGGCACCACCGCGCGGCCCAAGGGCGTGCAGCTGACGCACCGCAACCTGTGGCTGAACGCGGTTCTGATGGGCCTGCACCTCGGTGTCAGCGACCGGGACGTCTACCTGCACACGCTCCCGATGTTCCACGCGAACGGCTGGGGCATGCCGTACGTCGTCACCGGCCTCGGCGCGAAGCAGGTCGTCCTGCGCAAGGTGGACGGCGCCGAGGTCCTGCGGCGCATCGACCAGCACGGCGTCACCCTCCTGAACGGCGCCCCGACCGTCATCGCGATGGTGCTGGCGGCCGCGAAGGACTGGGACGGCGAGATCCCCGGCCGCGACCGCGTGCGCATCGTGGTGGCCGGCGCGCCGCCGCCGAGCACCGTCATCCAGCAGGTCGAGGACGTCCTGGGCTGGCAGTTCAACCAGATCTACGGCCTGACCGAGACCGCGCCGCTGGTCACCGTGAACCGGACCCGCGAGGAGTGGGACGCGCTGTCGAGCCTGGAACGCGCGCAGAACCTGATGCGCGCCGGCGTGCCCTCCCTGGGGACCCGGATGGTCACCGACCCCGAGGGCGAGGTCCTGGTGCGCTCCAATGTGGTCCTGGAGGGCTACTGGCAGCAGCCCGAGGAGTCCGGGCGGGCGCTGGCCGAGGACTGGTTCCACACCGGCGACGGCGGCACCATCGGGGCCGACGGCTACCTGACCATCTCCGACCGCAAGAAGGACGTCATCATCACCGGCGGAGAGAACGTTTCCTCCATCGAGGTCGAGGACGCGCTCTACAAGCACCCGGCGATCGCCGAGTGCGCGGTGATCGGCGTACCGGACGAGAAGTGGGGCGAGACCATCAAGGCGCTCGTCGTGCTGAAGGAGGACCACTCCTCGCGCGCCACCACCGAGGCCGAGGTGATCAAGCACTGCAAGGGCCTGATCGCCGGCTACAAGGCGCCGACGAGTGTGGAGTTCCGGGAGACGCTGCCGCGCACCGCGACCGGCAAGCTCCAGAAGTTCAAGCTGCGCGAGCCGTACTGGGAGGGCCGGGAGCGCAAGGTGAACTGA